Genomic window (Desertibacillus haloalkaliphilus):
GTTCTATACTATGTTAGATAGAGGCCTCTGTGTGTTTGTTTACAAAAAAAATGTAAAGGCTTCAATTCCTCTACTCTGTTTCAAGCGTTTCTTCAAATTTCCTAAAGAATAGGTCTGCCTCATCCTCAAGTGAATGTTCGTCAATATTCTCAGGTAAAGGTGGCAGTTCATCTAAACTATTTAATCCGAAATGGTCTAAGAAAAATTTCGTTGTTCCATATAAAATCGGTCTTCCAGGACCTGGCGCTCGATCTACTTCTTTTATTAACAACTTAGAGGAAAGAGTGTGAATTGCTCGATCTGATTTCACTCCTCTAATTTCGTCAATTTCCATTCGCGTAATTGGCTGCCTGTAAGCTACAATTGCTAACGTTTCAAGCGCTGCCTGTGACAAACTCGAATGGAGAGGAGATGCAGCTAGC
Coding sequences:
- the scpB gene encoding SMC-Scp complex subunit ScpB, which encodes LAASPLHSSLSQAALETLAIVAYRQPITRMEIDEIRGVKSDRAIHTLSSKLLIKEVDRAPGPGRPILYGTTKFFLDHFGLNSLDELPPLPENIDEHSLEDEADLFFRKFEETLETE